A single genomic interval of Methanolacinia paynteri harbors:
- a CDS encoding DUF4062 domain-containing protein has product MKKKEKLTIMVSSTVYGVEELLERIYSLLTTYGYDVWMSHKGTVPVFSNKTTIDNCIAAVNNCDLFLGLINPNYGSVNDDEGISITHQELRKAIELKKPRWLLVHDHVVFARLFLRYLGYENQKKRDALSLRENTILDDLRVIDMYEEAILSQEPRRDRKGNWTQKYFYDEDAVLFARAQFFRYQEVEAFIEENFKDYNRVSNAIQDKGDSS; this is encoded by the coding sequence ATGAAAAAGAAAGAAAAACTTACAATCATGGTATCATCAACAGTCTATGGTGTCGAAGAACTTTTAGAGAGGATATATTCGCTTTTAACCACCTACGGGTATGACGTGTGGATGTCACACAAAGGGACGGTTCCGGTATTTTCAAACAAAACAACAATTGATAATTGCATTGCTGCTGTTAATAATTGTGATCTCTTTTTAGGATTAATCAACCCGAATTATGGATCAGTAAATGATGATGAGGGAATATCCATAACACACCAGGAATTAAGAAAAGCAATAGAATTAAAAAAACCAAGGTGGCTGCTGGTCCATGATCATGTAGTTTTTGCCAGATTATTTCTCAGATATCTTGGATATGAAAACCAGAAGAAAAGGGATGCCCTCTCATTACGTGAAAATACAATACTTGACGACCTCCGCGTTATCGATATGTATGAAGAAGCAATACTATCACAGGAACCCCGTAGAGACCGAAAGGGAAACTGGACCCAAAAATACTTTTATGATGAAGATGCTGTTCTTTTTGCCAGGGCACAATTCTTTCGCTACCAGGAAGTCGAGGCGTTCATAGAAGAAAATTTTAAGGATTATAATCGTGTTTCCAACGCGATTCAGGATAAAGGAGACAGCTCATGA
- a CDS encoding RNA-binding domain-containing protein, with the protein MNIDQSKKILMLGGEGQNIEFKRNCRDLNSIGKVICGFLNSSGGSILCGISEKFNLSGIKITESEKNNIEKEIQQQISPKALVSFDIYEIEGKKILAIEVPAGKDIPYAFQDVIYIRSGNKTQKADIYTINDMVLSKQVEPHRWERRFSIADINEDIELNEFNQAIKEISKRFIFRDNHNLNMILEDLSVARYGRLTNAGDILFCKNPAERYPQVRVRASCYISDKSDEIYKDLKSFEGPLISVLEELFRFIQRNTATKSLFDPNDLRRRDESFYPTDAIREGLVNAFVHRDYSDFSGGIIVSIYPKSLEIYNTGSFPEGVTPDKLSEGHISVLRNPDIAHVVYLRGLMEKTGRGSVLIRRSCEEHGLPPPEWTCDQNSVTLTFFAPEVTPEVTPEVTPEVTPEVTPEVTPEVTPEVTPEVTPEVTKILNALKGEMSRKDLQAALNLKDAENFRKSYLLPAIENNFIEMTIPDKPKSSKQKYHITDRGKQILQIILSEE; encoded by the coding sequence ATGAATATTGATCAATCGAAAAAAATCCTGATGCTCGGTGGGGAAGGCCAGAATATAGAATTTAAGAGAAACTGCCGGGATCTAAATTCGATTGGAAAGGTTATCTGCGGTTTTTTAAATTCGTCAGGAGGATCAATTCTATGCGGAATCTCCGAAAAATTCAATCTCTCTGGAATAAAGATCACCGAATCTGAAAAAAATAATATCGAAAAAGAAATTCAGCAACAGATTTCCCCTAAAGCACTTGTATCTTTCGATATATATGAAATAGAAGGTAAAAAAATCCTGGCAATTGAAGTCCCGGCGGGAAAAGATATTCCTTACGCATTTCAGGACGTAATTTATATTAGAAGTGGAAATAAGACACAAAAAGCCGATATTTATACCATAAATGATATGGTTTTAAGCAAACAGGTCGAACCTCACCGATGGGAACGTCGTTTTTCAATAGCAGATATAAATGAAGACATTGAATTAAATGAATTTAATCAGGCAATAAAAGAGATAAGCAAACGTTTCATATTTCGCGATAATCACAACCTGAATATGATCCTTGAGGATCTTTCAGTGGCAAGATACGGTCGCCTAACTAACGCAGGAGATATCCTCTTCTGTAAAAATCCGGCAGAAAGATATCCACAGGTTCGGGTCCGTGCCTCATGCTATATATCTGATAAATCCGATGAAATCTATAAAGATTTAAAATCCTTTGAAGGGCCGCTCATTTCGGTTCTCGAAGAACTATTCCGTTTTATCCAAAGAAATACGGCAACAAAATCGTTATTTGACCCTAATGATCTCAGAAGACGGGATGAATCGTTTTACCCTACAGATGCAATTCGTGAAGGTCTAGTAAATGCATTCGTTCACAGGGACTATAGCGATTTTTCAGGAGGAATTATTGTCAGTATTTATCCGAAAAGTCTTGAGATTTACAATACGGGATCTTTTCCGGAAGGAGTCACACCGGATAAACTCTCAGAAGGGCATATCTCGGTTCTCCGAAATCCTGATATTGCGCATGTTGTTTACCTGAGAGGTCTTATGGAAAAAACCGGAAGAGGAAGTGTACTGATCCGGAGATCGTGCGAGGAACATGGATTGCCTCCGCCTGAATGGACATGCGATCAAAATAGTGTCACTTTAACATTCTTCGCCCCGGAAGTTACCCCGGAAGTTACCCCGGAAGTTACCCCGGAAGTTACCCCGGAAGTTACCCCGGAAGTCACCCCGGAAGTCACCCCGGAAGTCACCCCGGAAGTCACCCCGGAAGTCACAAAAATTCTAAATGCACTGAAAGGTGAGATGTCAAGGAAAGATCTCCAGGCGGCATTGAATCTAAAAGATGCCGAAAACTTCAGGAAAAGTTATCTTCTTCCCGCAATTGAAAATAATTTTATTGAGATGACAATCCCGGATAAACCGAAGAGCAGCAAACAAAAGTATCATATCACAGATAGAGGAAAACAGATATTACAGATTATCCTGTCCGAAGAATGA
- a CDS encoding bifunctional DNA primase/polymerase, producing the protein MRVRAKDKAALDPKWQTLRNYPAADPELLKHIEAGGNYGVMPAGGVCILDADNAAELVRLHALDIFSDTFFVRTGGEGFRGHFYFRCNFPGSKKIILYHPETGKEFGDIRPSGCKAYCLGPGSIHPSGKPYTIGNDRPVREFTYEEIREKLFSKVGTSADKKEKQPTGDSNKTENNLVDELGLTVTEFLMPLNHTVRNGQVEGEHPVHGSETGTNLSVDPVKNIWYCRRHNSGGGPLEALAVSEGIIDCSEAGKGSLKGHWPEIFSALEKRGYGERLKELKDLKDLKSSRDKKKLKISP; encoded by the coding sequence ATCAGGGTCAGGGCAAAGGACAAGGCTGCATTAGATCCGAAGTGGCAGACGCTCAGGAATTATCCGGCCGCAGACCCGGAACTCCTCAAACATATTGAGGCAGGAGGCAATTACGGTGTAATGCCCGCCGGCGGAGTATGCATACTCGATGCAGACAATGCAGCGGAACTTGTCCGGCTCCACGCCCTCGACATTTTTTCGGATACTTTCTTCGTAAGAACGGGGGGCGAGGGATTCAGGGGCCATTTTTATTTCAGGTGCAATTTTCCCGGTTCCAAAAAGATCATCCTTTACCATCCGGAAACAGGAAAAGAATTCGGAGACATCCGGCCGTCGGGCTGTAAGGCATACTGCCTCGGCCCGGGGAGCATTCACCCGTCGGGAAAACCGTATACGATTGGAAACGACCGCCCGGTAAGGGAATTCACGTACGAGGAGATCAGGGAGAAATTGTTTTCGAAAGTCGGGACATCAGCGGATAAAAAGGAGAAACAACCCACAGGAGATTCAAACAAAACCGAAAACAACCTTGTCGACGAACTCGGCCTCACGGTTACCGAATTCCTGATGCCGTTAAACCACACCGTCCGGAACGGCCAGGTGGAAGGAGAGCATCCTGTCCACGGTTCCGAGACCGGGACCAACCTGTCGGTCGACCCTGTGAAAAATATCTGGTACTGCCGCCGTCACAACAGCGGAGGCGGTCCCCTCGAAGCACTTGCCGTATCCGAAGGAATAATCGACTGTTCGGAGGCGGGGAAAGGATCTCTTAAGGGGCACTGGCCGGAGATATTTTCCGCACTCGAAAAAAGAGGCTACGGCGAGAGACTCAAAGAATTAAAAGACTTAAAGGACCTGAAAAGTTCCCGGGATAAAAAAAAACTAAAAATATCCCCGTAA